The following proteins come from a genomic window of Candidatus Rokuibacteriota bacterium:
- the glnT gene encoding type III glutamate--ammonia ligase, with translation MTKDETKERLKEGTKELLKKDKVDYLLAQYVDLHGTPRCKGVPARAFDDFLAGSAGFAGAAVWGMGQGPHSHDMIAVPDLASYTLVPWEEGVARFACDIHVDGKEWPYCARTVLRRAVEELRRAGYTMMVGVEAEHFLVQRKEDGSVVLFDPDRIDTMAKPCYDFKSLAANMGYLRTLVRYMEQLGWEPYASDHEDANAQFEINWRYADALTTADRYTFFKMMTSQVARRFGAIATHMPKPFAHLTGSGSHFHFSLWDPEGKRNLFLDEKDRRGLGMSQLAYHFLGGLIAHARALTCVVAPTVNDYKRLSVGEFLTGAASGFTWTPACISYGDNNRTQMFRTPEPGRFECRVVSGAVNPYFGMAAFIAAGLDGIRRKLDPGEPNLGNLYELSLEEVKARKLQFIPQSLPEALQALDEDDVVQSALGAELTQEFLRVKRQEWVRYHNTVSRWEIDTYLTLF, from the coding sequence ATGACTAAGGACGAGACGAAGGAACGGCTCAAGGAGGGGACGAAGGAACTGCTGAAGAAGGACAAGGTGGATTACCTCCTGGCCCAGTACGTGGATCTCCACGGCACGCCGCGCTGCAAGGGGGTCCCGGCGCGGGCCTTCGATGACTTTCTCGCGGGGAGCGCCGGATTTGCGGGGGCCGCGGTCTGGGGGATGGGCCAGGGCCCCCACTCCCACGACATGATCGCAGTTCCTGATCTCGCCAGTTACACCCTTGTCCCCTGGGAGGAGGGGGTCGCCCGCTTTGCCTGCGACATCCACGTGGACGGCAAGGAGTGGCCCTACTGTGCCCGGACAGTTCTGAGGCGGGCCGTGGAAGAACTCAGGCGCGCGGGCTACACGATGATGGTGGGCGTGGAAGCGGAGCACTTCCTCGTGCAGCGGAAGGAAGACGGCTCCGTTGTCCTCTTCGACCCCGACCGCATCGATACCATGGCCAAGCCCTGCTACGACTTCAAGAGCCTGGCCGCCAACATGGGCTACCTCAGGACCCTGGTCCGCTACATGGAGCAGCTCGGCTGGGAGCCCTATGCCTCCGACCACGAGGACGCCAACGCCCAGTTCGAGATCAACTGGCGCTACGCCGACGCGCTCACGACGGCTGACCGCTACACCTTCTTCAAGATGATGACAAGCCAGGTGGCCCGGCGCTTCGGCGCCATCGCCACCCATATGCCCAAGCCCTTCGCCCACCTCACGGGGAGCGGAAGCCACTTCCATTTCTCGCTCTGGGACCCTGAGGGCAAGCGGAACCTCTTCCTCGACGAGAAGGACCGGCGGGGGCTCGGGATGTCCCAGCTTGCCTACCACTTCCTGGGTGGTCTCATCGCCCATGCCCGGGCCCTCACCTGTGTGGTGGCGCCGACGGTCAATGACTACAAGCGCCTCTCCGTCGGGGAGTTCCTGACCGGTGCGGCGTCAGGCTTCACCTGGACCCCGGCCTGTATCAGCTATGGGGACAACAACCGCACCCAGATGTTCCGGACGCCTGAGCCTGGGCGCTTCGAGTGCCGGGTGGTGTCAGGAGCCGTGAACCCCTACTTCGGGATGGCAGCCTTCATCGCTGCCGGCCTCGATGGCATCCGGCGGAAGCTTGACCCGGGCGAGCCGAACCTCGGCAACCTCTACGAGCTGTCGCTGGAGGAGGTCAAGGCGCGCAAGCTCCAGTTCATCCCCCAGAGCCTTCCCGAAGCCCTCCAGGCACTGGACGAAGACGACGTGGTTCAATCGGCTTTAGGCGCCGAACTGACGCAGGAATTCTTAAGAGTCAAGCGCCAGGAGTGGGTCCGCTACCACAACACCGTGAGCAGGTGGGAGATCGATACCTACCTCACGCTCTTTTAG
- the dnaX gene encoding DNA polymerase III subunit gamma/tau, protein MSYQVLARKWRPQTFEAVVGQEPVTRTLRNALASGRVAHAYLFAGPRGVGKTTTARLLAKALLCSSRSDPEPCCRCGACQEVQAGTAVDVIEIDAASNRGIDEIRTLRENVRYAPARGRYKVYIIDEVHMLTEPAFIALLKTLEEPPPHVVFVLATTEAKR, encoded by the coding sequence GTGAGCTATCAGGTGCTGGCGCGAAAGTGGCGGCCGCAGACCTTCGAGGCTGTGGTGGGCCAGGAGCCCGTCACCCGCACGCTCCGAAATGCGCTCGCCTCTGGCCGCGTCGCCCACGCCTACCTCTTCGCTGGGCCCCGGGGAGTCGGGAAGACCACCACGGCCCGGCTCCTGGCCAAGGCGCTTCTCTGCAGCTCCCGGAGCGACCCGGAGCCGTGCTGCCGCTGCGGCGCGTGCCAGGAGGTCCAGGCCGGAACCGCCGTGGACGTCATCGAGATCGACGCCGCTTCCAACCGCGGCATCGACGAGATCCGCACCCTTCGGGAGAACGTGCGCTACGCGCCGGCCCGCGGCCGCTACAAGGTGTACATCATCGACGAGGTCCACATGCTGACCGAGCCGGCGTTCATCGCCCTGCTCAAGACCCTGGAGGAGCCGCCCCCCCACGTGGTCTTCGTCCTGGCCACCACCGAAGCCAAGCG
- a CDS encoding DUF1326 domain-containing protein: MAERWHIKGEYLENCNCELLCPCLLGPRDARGGALARPTEGHCDVPLVFQIQAGEYGAIRLDGTHAAMMVHTPGAMGEGKWTAGLYLDERATPEQRTALETIFTGQAGGVMGFLATLIATRLLTRVVSIRFGKEGRRRWASIPEVLDVELEGIEGRDRNSEVWLENVKHFASTRLAAAKATRSSYRDHGLAWNNTGRNGHYAGFEWSGP, encoded by the coding sequence ATGGCGGAGCGATGGCACATTAAGGGCGAGTACCTGGAAAACTGCAACTGCGAGCTCCTCTGCCCGTGCCTGCTCGGGCCGCGCGACGCCCGGGGCGGCGCCCTGGCTCGCCCCACCGAGGGGCACTGCGATGTCCCCCTGGTGTTCCAGATCCAGGCCGGGGAGTACGGGGCCATCAGGCTCGATGGCACCCATGCGGCGATGATGGTCCACACGCCGGGCGCCATGGGGGAGGGGAAGTGGACCGCGGGGCTCTACCTCGATGAGCGCGCCACGCCGGAGCAGCGGACGGCGCTCGAGACCATCTTCACCGGCCAGGCGGGCGGGGTGATGGGATTTCTGGCCACGCTCATCGCGACACGGCTACTGACCCGTGTGGTTTCGATCCGCTTTGGAAAGGAGGGGCGGCGCCGCTGGGCCAGCATCCCCGAGGTGCTGGACGTGGAGCTTGAGGGGATCGAGGGGCGGGACCGGAACTCCGAGGTCTGGCTTGAGAACGTCAAGCACTTCGCCTCGACGCGGCTGGCCGCGGCCAAGGCCACACGGTCGTCCTACCGGGATCACGGCTTGGCGTGGAACAATACCGGCCGCAACGGCCACTACGCCGGCTTCGAGTGGAGCGGCCCGTGA
- a CDS encoding nucleoside deaminase — MREALGEARRALAEGEVPVGAVVVRDGELIGRGRNAPIGQKDPTAHAEVLALREAALAAGNYRLPGAVLYATVEPCAMCCGAALHARVSRVVFGVGDPKAGAAESLYRLLGDPRLNHRAEVAGGVRAEECGALLREFFDSRR; from the coding sequence ATGCGCGAGGCGCTCGGCGAGGCCCGGCGGGCCCTGGCTGAGGGTGAGGTTCCGGTCGGCGCCGTGGTGGTGCGGGACGGCGAGCTGATCGGGCGCGGGCGCAACGCGCCGATCGGCCAGAAGGACCCGACGGCCCACGCCGAAGTGCTGGCGCTCCGCGAGGCTGCGCTGGCGGCGGGCAACTACCGGCTGCCGGGCGCGGTCCTCTATGCGACCGTCGAGCCCTGCGCCATGTGCTGCGGGGCGGCCCTCCACGCGCGCGTGTCGCGCGTGGTGTTCGGGGTTGGTGATCCCAAGGCCGGGGCTGCCGAGTCGCTCTATCGCCTGCTCGGAGATCCGCGCCTGAACCACCGCGCCGAGGTGGCGGGCGGGGTCCGGGCCGAGGAGTGCGGCGCGCTCCTCCGCGAGTTCTTTGACTCTCGGCGGTAA
- a CDS encoding FAD-dependent oxidoreductase: MWQLLKRERMWSARPLKDRYEVVIIGAGVHGLATAYYLGRLGVRDVAVLEKSYIGSGASGRNTAIIRSNYRTPEGVVFYDESVRLYEELSAELGYNVLFSQQGHLTLAHTDSAVNGLRVRAEVNQLMGVDSRLIWPAEIKRLVPAIDISPRPRYPILAALYHAPGGIIRHDAVVWGYARGADRMGIAIHPFTEAIGIGTSNGQVTSVHTTRGEIRAGTVVNATAGFCSTVAKLVRLKLPIVTYPLQAFVTEPLTPFLDKVIVSANLHVYVSQTDRGELVIGSEIDPYSSYSYKSTLPFLEATAAHTLELFPCLREVRVLRQWTGVCDMTPDYSPIMGEVPGLKGFILDVGWGTYGFKAGPVSGKRIAELIATGRTPEVLKPFSITRFWEDRLVGEKAAAAVSH; encoded by the coding sequence TACCTGGGAAGGCTGGGCGTGAGGGACGTGGCCGTGCTGGAAAAGAGCTACATCGGGAGCGGGGCCAGCGGCAGGAACACCGCGATCATCCGCTCCAACTACCGGACGCCCGAGGGCGTGGTCTTCTATGACGAGTCAGTCCGGCTCTACGAGGAGCTTTCGGCCGAGCTGGGGTACAACGTTCTCTTTTCCCAGCAGGGTCACCTCACCCTGGCCCATACCGACTCCGCGGTGAACGGCCTCCGGGTCAGGGCTGAGGTCAACCAGCTCATGGGAGTAGACAGCCGCCTGATCTGGCCTGCCGAGATCAAGCGGCTCGTCCCGGCCATCGACATCTCCCCGCGGCCCCGCTACCCGATTCTGGCCGCGCTCTACCACGCTCCCGGCGGGATCATCAGGCATGACGCCGTGGTCTGGGGCTATGCCCGGGGCGCGGACCGGATGGGGATCGCGATCCACCCCTTTACCGAGGCTATCGGGATCGGAACCTCAAACGGCCAGGTGACCTCGGTCCACACCACCCGGGGCGAGATCAGGGCCGGCACCGTCGTCAATGCTACCGCGGGCTTCTGTTCCACCGTCGCCAAGCTCGTGAGGCTCAAACTTCCTATCGTCACCTACCCGCTCCAGGCCTTCGTCACCGAGCCGCTCACCCCGTTCCTCGACAAGGTGATCGTCTCCGCCAATCTTCACGTGTACGTCAGCCAGACAGATCGGGGCGAACTCGTGATCGGCTCAGAGATCGATCCGTACAGCTCGTACAGTTACAAGTCCACCCTGCCGTTCCTGGAGGCTACGGCGGCCCACACCCTTGAGCTGTTCCCCTGCCTCAGGGAGGTGCGAGTCCTGCGCCAGTGGACAGGTGTCTGCGACATGACCCCGGACTACAGCCCGATCATGGGGGAAGTACCAGGGCTGAAGGGGTTCATTCTCGACGTGGGTTGGGGCACCTACGGCTTCAAGGCGGGCCCGGTTTCGGGCAAGCGAATCGCTGAGCTGATCGCCACAGGGAGGACTCCAGAGGTGCTGAAGCCCTTCTCCATCACACGCTTCTGGGAAGACCGGCTCGTGGGCGAGAAGGCGGCGGCGGCGGTTTCTCACTGA
- the solA gene encoding N-methyl-L-tryptophan oxidase → MDASFDAVVLGLGAMGSAAAYQLARRGVRVLGIDQFSPPHVYGSTHGDTRITRQAIGEGEEYTPLSLRSYELWREIERETGKELLTVTGGLIISSPTKLSHHHVSNFFERTVAVAAKYGIPHTLLDAPQIRRRFPQFSVRDAEVGYYEPDAGFLRPEECVRAQLALAEKSGARLALGERATGFSADRGRGVTVRTDRGEYAAASLVLSAGPWLPRLLGPEGEQVFTVSRQVMYWFDVNGTVAPFLPERFPVFIWEVPDRPQVIYGFPAVDGPGGGVKVASEQYETSTTPDTVSREVTGAEVRAMYETYVAPYLRGLGNRCIKAMACLYTVTPDFGFVIDAHPNYPQVIIASPCSGHGFKHSAALGEVLAQLVVDGKSTIDVSRFTLRRFVN, encoded by the coding sequence ATGGACGCGAGCTTTGATGCGGTCGTTCTGGGCCTGGGCGCGATGGGGAGCGCCGCGGCGTACCAGCTCGCCAGGCGGGGGGTCCGCGTACTGGGGATCGACCAGTTTTCGCCCCCCCACGTCTACGGCTCGACCCATGGCGATACGCGGATCACGCGGCAGGCGATCGGCGAGGGGGAGGAGTACACGCCGCTGTCGCTGCGGTCGTACGAGCTCTGGCGCGAGATCGAGCGGGAGACCGGCAAGGAGCTGCTGACCGTCACGGGCGGGCTGATCATCTCCAGCCCGACGAAGCTTTCGCATCACCACGTCTCGAATTTTTTCGAGCGGACCGTGGCCGTTGCGGCCAAGTACGGCATCCCGCACACGTTGCTCGACGCGCCCCAGATCAGGCGGCGCTTCCCCCAGTTCAGCGTCCGGGACGCCGAGGTCGGCTACTACGAGCCCGACGCGGGCTTTCTGCGGCCGGAGGAGTGCGTGCGCGCCCAGCTCGCGCTCGCCGAGAAGTCTGGCGCGCGGCTCGCCCTCGGCGAACGGGCCACGGGGTTCAGCGCAGACCGCGGGCGGGGGGTGACCGTACGGACCGACCGGGGCGAGTACGCCGCGGCGAGCCTCGTCCTGAGCGCCGGCCCCTGGCTGCCCCGGCTCCTCGGGCCGGAAGGCGAGCAGGTGTTTACCGTCAGTCGGCAGGTCATGTACTGGTTTGACGTGAACGGCACCGTCGCCCCGTTTTTGCCGGAGAGGTTTCCGGTGTTCATCTGGGAGGTGCCGGATCGCCCCCAGGTCATCTATGGCTTTCCCGCCGTGGACGGACCCGGGGGCGGGGTCAAGGTCGCCAGCGAGCAGTATGAGACCAGCACGACGCCGGACACGGTCAGCCGCGAGGTGACCGGCGCCGAAGTGCGGGCGATGTACGAGACGTACGTGGCGCCGTACCTCCGCGGGCTCGGCAACCGCTGCATCAAGGCCATGGCCTGTCTCTACACGGTCACGCCGGACTTCGGCTTTGTGATCGACGCGCACCCGAACTATCCACAGGTGATCATCGCCTCGCCGTGCTCCGGCCACGGCTTCAAGCACTCCGCGGCGCTCGGCGAAGTGCTCGCCCAGCTCGTGGTGGACGGCAAGAGTACAATTGACGTCAGCAGGTTCACGCTACGCAGGTTCGTCAACTGA